A part of Mustela erminea isolate mMusErm1 chromosome 9, mMusErm1.Pri, whole genome shotgun sequence genomic DNA contains:
- the TCP11L1 gene encoding T-complex protein 11-like protein 1 isoform X2 has translation MALAHEIVVNGDFRIKPVELPEDSLEKRVKEIVHKAFWDCLSVQLSEDPPTYDHAIKLVGEIKETLLSFLLPGHTRLRNQITEVLDLDLIKQEAENGALDISKLAEFIIGMMGTLCAPARDEEVKKLKDIKEIVPLFRAIFSVLDLMKVDMANFAITSIRPHLMQQSVEYERKKFQQLLEKQPNSLDFVTQWLEEAADDLTNQKYKSALPAGGGASGSGDGPTPNPVAVQNYAYLKLLRWDHLRRPFPETVLMDQARFQELQLQLEHLTVLGAVLLVTFSMAAPGISSQADFAEKLKMIVKILLTDTHLPSFQLKDALTTIGEKVCLEVSSCLALCGLTPFTTEKEAVLKGQIQAVASPDDPIRRIMDSRILIFLESYLASGHQKPLPTVPGGLGPVQKELEEVAIKFVRLVNYNKMVFSPYYDAILSKILVRS, from the exons ATGGCTCTAGCCCATGAAATTGTAGTAAATGGAGACTTTCGGATTAAACCAGTCGAATTACCAGAAGACAG tttggagaaGAGAGTGAAGGAGATTGTACATAAAGCTTTTTGGGATTGCTTGAGTGTCCAGCTAAGTGAAGACCCCCCCACATATGACCATGCCATCAAACTTGTTGGGGAAATCAAAGAG ACTCTCTTATCTTTCTTGCTGCCTGGTCACACTAGACTGAGAAACCAGATAACAGAAGTCTTGGATCTGGATCTGATAAAGCAAGAAGCAGAGAATGGGGCCTTAGACATTTCCAAGCTGGCAGAATTCATTATTGGCATGATGGGGACCCTCTGTGCACCTGCTCGAGATGAGGAGGTCAAGAAACTAAAGGACATTAAGGAAATAGTGCCTCTTTTCAG gGCAATTTTTTCCGTGTTGGACCTCATGAAAGTGGACATGGCGAACTTTGCCATCACTAGCATTAGGCCGCATCTCATGCAGCAGTCTGTGGAATACGAAAGGAAGAAGTTTCAACAGCTTTTGGAGAAGCAGCCAA ATTCCCTGGACTTTGTCACCCAGTGGCTGGAAGAAGCTGCAGACGACCTTACAAATCAGAAGTATAAAAGCGCCCtgccagctgggggaggggcttccgGCTCTGGGGACGGCCCCACGCCAAATCCTGTGGCTGTCCAGAATTATGCATACCTGAAGCTTCTGAGATGGGACCACCTGCGGAGACCTTTCCCGGAA ACCGTTTTGATGGATCAGGCTCGCTTCCAAGAGCTCCAGCTGCAGCTGGAGCACCTCACCGTCCTGGGAGCCGTGTTGCTGGTCACATTCAGCATGGCAGCCCCAGGAATCTCCAGCCAGGCCGACTTTGCTGAGAAACTCAAGATGATCGTGAAGATTCTGCTAACAGATACACATCTGCC CTCCTTCCAGCTGAAGGACGCCCTGACTACCATCGGGGAGAAGGTCTGCCTGGAGGTGAGCAGCTGCCTGGCCCTGTGCGGGCTCACCCCCTTCACCACGGAAAAGGAGGCCGTGCTCAAGGGCCAGATCCAGGCTGTCGCCAGTCCTGACGACCCCATCCGCAGGATCATGG ATTCCAGAATCCTGATCTTCTTAGAAAGCTACCTTGCCTCGGGTCATCAGAAGCCACTGCCCACGGTACCTGGGGGATTGGGTCCAGTTCAGAAAGAGCTGGAGGAAGTTGCTATTAAATTTGTCCGCCTGGTCAACTATAACAAGATGGTCTTCAGTCCCTACTACGACGCCATCCTCAGTAAGATCCTTGTGCGATCCTGA